CCTTTTTGTTTGTCTGCTCGGCCCTGCCGGCCGGTTGATGTGCTGCAGCGCAAAAAACGCAAATCGCATCTTTACAGCGTTCAGATATGTGCTATCTAAGCATTGTTCAAATCGTTCTCCCCGCGCCGATAGGCGCTCCAACTGAAGGTGTGTTTGTCATGACCCCGTCCTCCTGCCCCTCCAACGCCATTGAAACCCTGATCGACCGGGCCACCCCGATCTTCCTCCTGTCCCTCAGCCTCGTGGCGGCCGTTGGCAGCCTGCTGATCTCAGTCGGCTGAAGGGCCTCTTCCTCCTCGACTTCCTCCCACTGGGGGCCCCTTGCGGGCCCCCTTTTTTTGTCTTGCGACTGTCACTGGCCCGAGGAGCGGGAATCGCCGCCTAATCCCCCATAACCCCTGTGGAGGAGTGGCGACTTCCGGACCTTAACCTTCCGAAATGACTCCCGTGGCAAGGCAGGAGGCGCCGGCCATGCAGGTGCTTGACCGTGCGCCTTCAGGCTGGCCAGCCCTGGTCCTCAACGCGGATTTCCGTCCGCTGAGCTACTACCCCCTGTCCGTCTGGCCTTGGCAGGACGTGGTCAAGGCCGTCTTCCTCGAGCGGGTCGAGGTGATCTCCACCTACGAACAGGAGGTGCGCTCCCCCTCATTCGCCATGCGGCTGCCCTCGGTGGTCTGCCTCAAGGAATACGTCGCCCAGGACCGGCCGCCGGCCTTCACCCGCTTCAACGTCTTCCTGCGGGACGGCTTCGCCTGCGCCTACTGCCGGCGGGCCGAGGACCTGACCTTCGATCACGTCATCCCCAGGTCAAGGGGAGGGCGAACCAGTTGGGGCAACATCGTCACCGCCTGCTCGCGCTGCAACCTCGCCAAGGGCGGCCGCACCCCCGAGGAAGCCCGCATGTCCCTGCTGAGGCGGCCCGCCCGCCCGACGGCCTGGGAGCTTCAGGAACAGGGCCGCCGGTTCCCGCCCAACCACCTTCACCAGTCCTGGGTGGACTATCTCTACTGGGACGTGGAACTGGACCCCTGACGCGCCTTCAGCCGCCTGGCGAACGTCAGATCTTCTCGCTGATCCGGATGGCCGTCCGGCAACCGAGGCGGATTGCCGCCGCCAGGAGAGGATAACCCGGCGCCTCCCGGGCGCCTTCCTCGACAGCGAGATCGCGATGGGACAATTCCTCGTCCCTGAACTCCGAGAGCTCGTCGGCAAGGGCGGGCTCACGGTCGGCCAGTTCAGCCACCTGCCCGGCATAGTGCTCGCCGATCACCGTCTCCACCGCCTCCGTGCAGGCATGGGCCGCCTTCTCCCCGAGCAGGGCGGTCCCGACGCCCAGGGCGAAACCTGCGACCCTCCAGAGGGGGGTCATCAGGGTGGGGCGTACTCCCCGTTCCGCCAGCAGGGCCTCGAACCGGGCGAGGTGGCGGGCCTCATGGGCCTCCATCTCTTCCAGCTGGCCGGCGATCCGTGCCTTGCCGGGCGCTGAGCCGAGTACGGCCCGCTGCCCGCGATAGATGTGTACGGCGCCGAGTTCGCCCGCATGGTCGACCCGGAGGATCTCCGCCAGGCGGGCTGCGCCGGCGCCGGCGCCTGGCCGAAGTGGGGTGCGGTTCATGGCGCCCGCCGATCCATGCGCCAGGCCAGAAAGCCGAGGAAAGCCAGTCCCAGGGACACAAGGACATTCCATCCCGCCATGGACAGGCCCAGCAGCCTCCAGGCCGCCTCATCGCACGCTGGCGGTTTCACCTTCAGCGTCCCGTCCAGCAGGCCGGACATGTCGAGGTCTGAGACGGAACCCCCCGCGCCGGCGCAGGCCCCGGGGCCCGGCCACCACTTCCATTCCGCCCCGGCGTGATAGGCGGCGAGGCCGGCGCCGAAGAGGAAGATCCCGCCCAGTCCAAGGGCGAGCCAGGGCCTCAGCCGGCGACCCGGCGCAAGACGAAGGACCAGGAGACCCGCAAGGGCGAGGCCGCCGGCGACCCAGTAGACCTCCCGCTGCTTCAGGCAGAGGAGGCAGGGCGCATAACCGCCGAAGCGCTCGAAGGCGTGGGCGGTCGCGAGCATGGCCACGCTGGCCGCCAGGGCGAGGGCCGGCCAGGTCGCCGGGAGGCGGTCGCGGAGGGCCTGCGCGGTGCCTGGGGAAGATGTCGCCATGCCCGGCTTATCCCCTGAAAACCGCGCGGGTCCAAGGGGGGCTCACGTCAGGATCTTCCAGGCGATGAACGCCGCCGCCAGCAGGCCGCCGCCCGCCAGGACATACACCGTCATGCGACGCTCGAACTCCGCCAGCAGGGCTGGGCCGTAGAATTTGAGGATGGCGGCGGTCAGGAAGAAACGCGCGCCCCGGGTCACCACGGAGGCCCAGATGAAGGTGAAGAAGGAGAAATGGGCCAGTCCGGAGGCGATGGTGACCAGCTTGTAGGGCACGGGGGTCAACCCCTTGATCAGGATCACCGCCAGGCCCCACTGGCTGAACCAGGCTTGGAAGGCGTCTCGGCCCTCGGCGTGTCCCATCAGCTTCAGGAGAGCCAGGCCAAGGGGCTCCAGGTAGTAGCCGATGGCGTAGCCGAGGATCCCGCCGGCCACCGAGGCCGCCGTGCAGATGGCCGCATAGACGAAGGCCCTGTCCCGGCGCGCCAGGACCATGGGCGCCAGCATGACGTCCGGCGGGATCGGAAAGAATGAGCTTTCGGCGAAGGATACGGCGGCCAGGGCCCAGGGGGCTCGCCGGGACCCCGCGAGGGCCAGGACCTTCTGGTAGAGGCGGCGGAGCATGCTCTTCGACCTCAGCCCAGACCAAGGGCGGTCGCGCCCTGGTAGACCAGGAAGGCCGCGGCATAGGCGAGGGCCAGCATGTAGCCGAACATGACGGACGGCCAGAGCCACCCGCCTGTCTCGCGCTTCACCACGGCGAGGGTCGCCACGCACTGGGGCGCAAACACATACCAGGCCAGGAAGGCGAGGCCGGAGGCCAGCGACCATTGCCGGGCGAGGATGCCCGCCAGGGCTCCCTCTTCGCCGCCGACGGCGTAGATGGCGCCCAAGGCGGCCACTGCGACCTCCCGGGCCGCCATGCCGGGGATCAGGGCGACCACCATCTCCCAGCTGAAACCGATGGGCGCGAACAGCGGCTCCAGGAAGTGGCCCAGCCGGCCCGCGGCGCTGTAGGCGATGGCGGGCCCCTCGGCCCCTGCAGGAGGTGAGGGCCAGCTAGAAAGCGCCCAGACGAGGACCATGAGCGGCAGGATGATCCGACCAGCCCGGCTGATGAAGGCCCCCGCCTTCTGGCCCAGGTTGCGCAGGACATTGCCGGGCTCCGGGCGCTTGTAGTCCGGCAACTGCATCATGAAGGGCTCGGCTCCGCCCCTCCAGAACACCCTGCGGATCAGGAAGGCGACGATCAGGGCCGAGAGGATGCCGGCGGCGTAGAGGGCGAACATCACCAGGCCCTGGAGGCTCAGGAAGCCGCCCACCGTACGGTCGGGGATCAGGGCGCTGATGATAAGGGTGTAGACGGGGATGCGCGCCGAGCAGGTCATCAGGGGCGCGGTCAGGATGGTGGTCAGCCGGTCCCGCCGACTGTCGATGACCCGGGTCGACATGATGCCGGGAACCGCGCAGGCGAAGCTCGACAACAGGGGAATGAAGGCCCGCCCATGAAGGCCCGCCCCGCCCATGATCCGGTCCATCAGGAAGGCGGCCCTGGCCATGTAGCCCGTGTCCTCAAGCAGGAGGATGAACAGGAAGAGGATCACGATCTGCGGCAGGAAGACGAGGACGGATCCCACCCCGGCTATGAGGCCGTCGACGACCAGGCCGGTGATCCAGCCCGGGGGCAGGAGTCCTGTGGCGATACCCCCAAGGGCCGCGAAGCCCGCCTCGATCAGGTCCTGGGCCGGACCTGCCCAGGTGAAGACCGCCTGGAACATCAGGAACAGCAGGCCCAGCAGGACGGCGACACCGGCGATGGGGTGAAGCAGCAGGGCGTCCAGGCGTCCGGTCAGGGTGTCGGGCCGGCTCGGCGGCTTCACCGCGGCGCGCATCAGGTCACGCGCCCGGCGGTGGGCGTCGCGCACCTCTGCAGCGCTCGGCTCGCGCCAGCCTGAGTCCGACGGCGCCGGCACGGAGTCCGCCTGGGCGGCGGCCAGCGCCAGGAGGGCGTCCAGTCCCCGCTTCCGGGTCGCCACCGTGGCCGTGACCGGAACGCCGAGCCCGCGCGAAAGGGCCTCGAAGTCGATGGCGATGCCCTGTCGCTCGGCGATGTCGATCATGTTCAGCACGAAGACCAGGGGGCGTCCTGTCGACTTCAGTTCCAGGGCGAGCCGGAGCACGAGCCCGAGGTTGGTGGCGTCGGCGACGCAAAGGATCACGTCCGGAGCGGGCTCGTCCTTCAGCCGGCCCAGCACCGCATCCCGCGTCACCGCCTCGTCCGGGGAGCGGGCCCTCAGGGAATAGGTCCCCGGTAGGTCGACCAGTCGGACGCGCCGTCCGTCCGGCAGGTCCGCGACGCCCTCCTTCCGCTCGACCGTCACCCCGGCGTAGTTGGCGACCTTCTGGCGGCCGCCGGTCAGGGCGTTGAACAGGGCCGTCTTGCCGCAGTTCGGATTACCGACGAGGGCGAAGGTAGCGAAAGGGGTCGCGTTCACGCCGCTTCCCGCGCCAGGATGACGTTCATCGCCTCGCTGCGCCGGAGGGCGACGCGCATGTCATCCACCTTCACGGCGATGGGATCGCCGCCCAGCAGGCCCTCGTGCAGGACCGTGACCCGGGCGCCCTCGACGAAACCGAACTCCAGGAGGCGCAGCTCCAGCTCCTCGGGGTCAAGGGCGTCCACGCTCCGGACCTGTGCGGCCTGGACCTCGATGATCACCCCCCGGTCGCCGGGGCGCGCTTCGCCCAGCCGGAAGGCCGGTCTGTCGTCCGCCGTCCGGGCGTCGATGGGCATGGGCGATCTCCGGCGCGCGGCGGAAATTGAGAACGGTTTTCATCTGAACTTGCTCGCGGCAAGACGCAACCCCGACAGAAAACGGATGCGGGACGGCGGAGCAGGGGGTATCACCGGCTCGCACCCGCGGGCGTGGCGGAATTGGCAGACGCGCCGGACTCAAAATCCGGTTCCGCAAGGAGTGTCGGTTCGACCCCGACCGCCCGCACCAGTCGTTCCCGGGCCGGCCCCGCCGCCCCCCTGAAGAAAGGCAAGTCCGCGAATGAAGGTGCTGCGGAGCCTGCGCCTGCTCTATGTCCAGGTCCTGGTGGCGATCGTCCTCGGCATCCTTGTCGGATTCTGGTGGCCTGAGATCGGGGTGGCCCTGAAGCCGCTGGGCGACGCCTTCGTCAGGCTGATCAAGATGGTCATCGCCCCGGTGATCTTCTGCACCGTCGCGGCCGGCATCGCCCGCATGAGCGACATGAAGGCCTTTGGCCGGTTGGGCCTTCGCACCCTCATCTACTTCGAGGTGGTTTCCACCCTGGCCCTCGTGATTGGACTTGTCGTGGGCCGGGTCGTCCAGCCTGGCGCGGGGTTCAACGTCGATCCCGCCTCCCTCGATCCCTCAATCGCCGCGGGATATGTCGAGAAGGCTACGCATGGGGCCACCCTTTCTGAGTCGCTCCTGGCCGTCATTCCGGAGGCATTCTTTGGCGCCTTCGCGGAGGGAAACCTCCTGCAGGTCCTCCTTATCGCCATCCTGACCGGCTTCGCCTGCACCCGGCTTGGTGACTTCGGCCGGCAGGCCGCCGACGTCTTCGACAACATCTCGCACCTGTTCTTCGGCGTGATCCAGGTGGTGGTGAAGTTCGCCCCCGCCGGCGCCTTTGGCGCGATGGGATTCACCATCGGCAAGTTCGGCCTGGCGGCCCTGATCAAGCTGGGCGCCCTGGTGGCCACCTTCTACGCCACCTCGCTTGTTTTCGTGCTGGTCGTGCTGGGGCTGATCGCCGCCCTCGCCGGTTTCTCTATCCTGAAGTTCCTGCGCTACATCCGCGAGGAGCTGCTGATCGTCCTGGGGACCTCCTCCTCGGAGTCTGTCCTGCCCCAGATGATGCAGAAGCTTCAGCAACTGGGGGCGGGGAAAACCACGGTGGGTCTCGTCATCCCTACCGGCTACAGCTTCAACCTCGACGGCACCAACATCTACATGACCCTGGCGACCCTGTTCCTGGCCCAGGCCATGAACATACCCATCACCCTGGGGCAGGAGCTGACCCTACTGGGGGTCGCCATGCTGACCTCGAAGGGCGCCAGCGGCGTGACCGGCGCCGGCTTCATCACCCTGGCGGCCACCCTTGCAGTGGTTCCCGATATCCCGATCGCCGGCCTCGCCCTCCTTGTGGGCGTCGACCGGTTCATGAGCGAGTGCCGCGCCCTGACCAACCTGGTGGGGAATGGTGTCGCCGCCCTCGTGGTGGCCCGCTGGGAGGGCGATCTCGACCGCGACCGGCTCCGCGAAGAGCTCGACCGCGGTCCGCCCGCCGTCCCCGCCCGGGCATCCGCCGCGAGCGGGGCCGACTGATCGGCTTCAGGCGGCGGCGCTGGGCCGGGCCTTGGTGCGTTCGAACCAGGCGCGGATGTTGCCCGCCTCGTCCGGGATGGGCTGGCCGACCTGGGCGCCGAAGGCCAGGAAACCGAACAGCAGGATGTCGGCCAGGGTGAAGCGCTCGCCGGCCACCCAGGTCCGTCCGGCCAACAGGCCGTCCAGCCAGATCAGCCGGTCGCGGGCGATCTCCTTGAGTTCCTTGGCGCCGTCCGAACCCACCAGCTTGATCCGGTTGGCGAACAGGGCGCGACCTTCGGCGGCGCGGAAGCCATTGGCCATGGGCTCGCAGATATTCAGGTCGATGCGGCGCACCCACATGCGGGTCTCGGCTCGCTCTTCCGGGGTCGCCCCGATCAGCGCGGGCCCGGAGCCAACCTCCTCGAGGTACTCGCAGATGGCGGTGATCTCGGAGATGGTCTTGCCGTTGTCCAGTTCCAGCGCCGGAAGCTGGCCGGCGACGTTGACGGTCGAATTGAAGGGCGGCCGCCGGTTCTCGCCGCCCATGAGGTCGACTTCATGCTTCGGGATGTCCAGGCCCTTTTCGGCGATGAACATGCGCACGACGTGCGGATTGGGTCCGACGGAATTGTAGAGTTTCATCCTGGGTCTCCTGCCTTTGCCGCGATTAGCGGGACGCCGGACGAGCCCGTCAAGCCGGACCCTACGTCAACCTGACGGTGCTTGTCCGCCCCGCCCCGCCGCGCCTAGGCTGCGAGTGTTCAAGGGGAGCCACCGCATGACCGACCAGCCCATCCTTCTCGTCGATGACCCGGCGCCGCATATCCGCCGGCTGACGCTCAACCGCCCTGAAAAGCGCAACGCCCTCTCCAACGCCCTGCGCGGCGAGCTCTTCGCCGCCCTGGAGGCGGCAGACCAGGATCCGCAGGTGCGGGTCATCATCCTGCGCGGCGCCGGCCCCTGCTTTTCCTCGGGCTACGACCTCGCCGGGGTTGGCGCCCTGCCGTTCCATACGGCTGGCGGCCAGGGCCAGTGGGCCCGCCACGTGGTCGAGGGCTGCTTCCGCATGTGGGACATGGCCAAGCCGATCATCGCCCAGGTGCATGGGTGGTGCCTCGCCGGGGGGTCTGAACTCGCCGTCGCCTGCGATCTTGTCTACGTCGCCGAGGACGCGAAGATCGGCTACCCCGCCGTGCGCACCATGAGCCCGCCGGACAACATGTACCACGCCTGGATTGTCGGGATGCGCGCGGCCATGGAGCTGATGCTCACGGGCGACGCCTTCGATGGCCTTGAAGCGGTGCGGCTGGGCTTCGCCAACCGGGCCTTCAAGGCCGATGACCTGGAAGGCGAGGTCCTTGCCATGGCGGAGCGCATCGCCATGGTCGATCCCGAGCTCGCCCAGCTGAACAAGCGCCTGGTCCATCGCCAGATGGAGGCCATGGGCATGCGCGCCGGAATCCGGGCTGGCACCGATCTTCATGCGCTCGGCTGGCACACGCCCGCCAGCCGCACCTACATGGCGGAGCTGAGGCAGGGCGTGACCAAGGCTCTCAACACCCGGGACTCGGCCTTCGGCGACTATCGGACCGGCGACAAGGCGGGGGGCTGAGGTCCCCGCCGGATCAGAAGGCGTAGCGGTAGCCGAAGACCGGGCCAGCCAAGGTCAGGTCGGTCTTGAGCTTCCGGCCGGTCGCCTCGAGATTGTAGACCCGCACGCCGCCGTAGAGGCTCGAGGCCTCGTTCAGGCTGTAGTTGGCGGTGGCGATGGCCTGCCAGGTCTTGAGGTTGCCGCCGCCCAGGCCGGCGTAGTCCACATAGCCGGCGAGGGTCCAGTTCTCACCCGAGCGGACCTTGCCTCGGACGCCGATCATGGGCTGCCAGCCGTCCACCTCGTTCTCGGAGGTCACGCCGGGCTGCCCGGGGCGGCTGATGCCTGCCTTCAGCTTGAACTTGCTGTAGCGGGCGCCGCCAACGAGATCGATCGAACCGCGCTCGTGCTCATAAACCCGAGCGAAGCCGGCGACCGTCGCCTCGGTCGTCGAACCCGCGATCTTGCTGTTGATCACTGGCGTCCCGCCCAGCTCGACATCCGGCTTGACGGTGAACTTGACGTAGCCCACGTCGCCCATGACCCCGAAGCGGCCCTTCCGGGCCTCCGCCGTGCCCATGAAGGCGCCGGTCAGGTGACTGAGGATATCCTTGAAGGTGATCTCGATGTCCGCAGTCGGGCCATCAGGCGGCACCTGGCTGTCACCCACGACACCCGGTCCCCAGAGATAGGGAGAGACGGACACTTCCCAGTCATCGCTGGCCTGGGCGGCGCCCGCGGCGAGGAGAAGGGACAGGGCGGGCAAGGCTACGCGCAGAATCTTCATGGCGGTCTCCGGACGGTGCGGTCGTTGGCTCTGGGGGCGAATTCCCGAAGTGCCGTAGACCGATGTCCGTCGGTAGACTGTATGAAGTTAGACGATTGTGACCTGAGGTTATCGCTCGTCAGGCGGATACGACGGCCTTGGTCAGGCTCTTGGTCAGGATGCCGATCGCCGCCTCACGGTCGATCCGCTCGATCGCGGCGACCTCTCGGGCCATCCTGTCCAGGGCCGACTCATAGAGTTGCCGCTCGGAATAGGACTGCTCCGGCTGGTTCTCGGCCCGGTGCAGGTCGCGGACCACCTCGGCGATCGAGATCAGGTCGCCGGAATTGATCTTGGCCTCGTATTCCTGGGCGCGGCGCGACCACATGGTGCGCTTCACCCGGGCGCGGCCCTTCAGGGTGGTCAGGGCCTGGCTGACGACATTCCCCTCGGCCAGCGACCGAAGGCCCGAGACCTTGGCCTTGGCGGTAGGCACCCGGAGGGTCATCTTTTCGTGGTCGAAGGTGATCACGTAGACTTCAAGCGAATAGCCGGCGACTTCCTGGGTCTCGATCCCCTGGACCTGCCCGACGCCATGCGCCGGATAGACCACGTGATCGCCCACAGTGAACTGAAGACCGTCCTTGCTCATACAGTGATCCCCTCAACACACTTCCTGGCTCGCCAGCCTTCTCTTCCGCCCGGGACAAACCCTCCTGTCCCGCAAAGCGCGCGGGGCTGGAGCCTGTCTGTTTCCGGTGGCTTCCGGTCAGGACACCCTTCGCCTTCCAGGGGCGGAGGTCGACGGCGAGCGACGACTCGTGGACACAAAGACCCAGGCGGGAGTCCGCCAGAGACGCGCGGTCCTATCACAAAAGCGAAAACAAAGAAAGGCTTGCGCCGTGCGGGCCTCAGGAACCCTTGCCGGGCTGCTCGCTGAAATATTTCTCGAACTTGCCGGTTTCGCGTTCGAAGTCCGTGGCGTCCGCCGGCGGCTCGCCCTTGAGGGTGATGTTCGGCCAGACCTTGGCGTACTCGGTGTTGACGCGCAGCCACTTGCCGTCCGGGGTGTCCTCGGTGTCCGGCTTGATGGCGTCGACCGGGCACTCCGGCTCGCAGACCCCGCAGTCGATGCACTCGTCGGGGTTGATCACGAGGAAGTTCTCGCCCTCGTAGAAGCAGTCGACCGGACACACCTCCACGCAGTCCATGAACTTACATTTGATGCAGGGGTCCATGACGATGTAGGTCATCGCGGCTCTCAGGCTCCGGGCGCAGGTCGCTTCCGGCGCGGGTTCTCGCGGTCCGCGCGGGGGATGTCAATGCCGCCCGCCGTTCAGCGCGCCGGCGACAGTTTCAGGACCCGCTCCGTCGCCGCCTCCACCGCCTCCCGGCTGTAGACCAGGGGCAGGTAGCCGCCCTTCACCCAGACCGGGAAAAGGTCGCGGGCATGGGGGCTGTCCACATCCCCGGACTGGCCGGGCGTGTTGATGAACCGGCTGGCGTCCCAGTTCCCCACGTCCAGCACCATCCGGAAGGAGGCGCCCGACGTCACGCGGAAATCCTCGGCGCGCCAGGACGCCGCCAGGGGGGAAAGCGAGGTCCCGGCCATGGGGGCGGGCCCAACGCTCAGGCCTTCGCGGTCGCGGCCCTCGGCCAGGGGCGCCAGCACGTGGGTGAACTCCGCCTGGTGCAGGCGTCCCCAGGACCAGGACCCGGGGTCGGGGCCCATCCGGGCCTCGGCCTCGCGGGCGGCCGCCCCCAGGCTCTCCAGCAGCACGACCCTGCGGGCGCCGTCGGGATCCGGCCCCAGGGCCGAACCCGGCGCGTCCAGGAGGTCCATGACCGCCGCCTGGTCCCCGCCCCCGATCAGGCTGCGGACCTTTTCCGGCGCCGCCCGGCCCACCACGGCGGGTCCGAGGTGTTTGCCGGTCCAGATCAGGTAGACAGCCGCTGCTGCGCTGTCGGCGCTCGCCCTGCCGTCCCATCCGCGCAGGAGGTCCAGCGCCCGGGCGGTGAGGGGATCGTCCGATTTAAGGGGCGCCAGCAGCTTGAGCAGGCGTCGGGAAGTGATGTCGGCGGGGTCTGTCTGGAGGGCCATCGCCGCCTCGAGGCTGATCTTGCCGTCGGCGCCCAGGACCTCCTCGATCCGTTGGATGCGGGATGGGTTCGACCACTCGAACCCGACCTTCCGTTCGGCGACGGGGTATCCGGGGGGAAGGTTCATGGCGTTCGCCGTGGCGATGAAGCCTTCGGCCGGATCGACCCGGGAAGGCAGTTCGTCCTGTGAAAGGAAGCCGCGCCATTCATACTGTCCGTCTCCGGGAACGGGCAGCAGGCCGTCCCAATTGGGCCGGCCGGGGACAAGGCCGGCCGCCACCCAGCCGATCCGGCCGGTCACGTCAGCATAGACCTGGTTCTCGCTGGGCGTACCCCAGTTCGCCAGGGCGGCCTTGAACTCGGGCCAGGAGCGGGCGTTCATGTAACCGAGGGATCCGAAGTAGGCGCTCGCGCCGGGCTCTGCCCATACGGAACGCAGGGCGAAGGCCTTGCGCCCGGAGGGGTCGGCGAAGATCACCGGCCCGTGGCGGGTGAACCGGAGCTCCATCTCGCGCGACGCCTCTCCACGCACCTCGATGCGCTCGCGTACGGTCATCATCCGCGCCCATCCCTCTCCTGACCGGTAGAGGCCTGGGTCCTCGGGCGAGGTCTCATAGACGTAGAGGTCTTCCTGGTCGGCGTAGAAGATGGTGAGGCCGAAGGCGATCGTCCCGTTGTGGCCGATGGATACCCCTGGCAGGGCAGGCTCCCCGGCGCCGATCACCGACAGGCCTGGCGCTTCCAGGTGGGCGACATAGCGCAGGGAGGGCAGTCCATGGTCCCGGTGCGGGTCATTGGCCAGGATGGGTCGCCCGGTCGTCGTCTTTGACGGTGCGATGGTCCAGTTGTTCGACCCCTGGGAGTCGGGAAGCGGAGCCTCCGCAGCCAGGCGCCGGCGGGCGGAGTCGAACCGGACGCCGCGGGTGGCCAGGTTGTAGTCCTTCAAGACATCCGCCGGGATGGCGCAGGGATCGAGACCTTGGGGGACCGAGGGGGTCCAGTCCGGCTCCAGCTTCTTGAACAGGCGGTCCGCCCCGGGGCCGCCGGCGCAGAGGATCCGGGCCCGTGCGACCTCCATCCCGGCGTTCCGGGTCAGGCCGTGGCTGCGGATGCGGACGACGTCCTCCGGCGCCCAGCGGTCCGGCCTTGTGCCGGCGATCCGGAACTCCCGGGGCAGGGGGCGTCGGCCGTCCAGGATTTCATCCACGTAGGCGTTGATCCCGGCCACGAAGGCCTCGGTATCCGTCTTTGCCGAGGCTCCGTAGGCGGCCCACTCGGCAGCCATGTCGCCGCGGTACAGGAATAGCCGGGCGGCGCGGTCCTGTTCGGCGAAGTCCGGTCCGAAGTCCCGCGCCAGCAGGCCCAGCCCGCGCTTTCTCCAGAGGTCGATCTGCCACAGCCGGTCCCGGGCGGCGTTGTAGCCCTGCACGAAGAAGGCGTCCCGGGCCGACCGGGCGTAGATGTGAGGCACTCCCCAGCGGTCGATGCGGATCTCTGCGGGCGCCGACAGGCCGGCGATCTTTCGGGTCTCCACGGGCGGTTTCGCGGCAAGTGCCGACGCCCCGGGCGCCAGGACGGCTGCAGCGATCAGGACCCACAGCACCGCCAGTCTTCCCTTCATGTCTTCGCCTCCCCTTTCCCTAGACGCTAGGCGCCGGGGCGGGGCAGGGCAAGGGCTCAGGCGACGCCGGTATCCGGGGTCGCGGGTGTCTCCAACGCCCGGTAAAGGGTCCGGGCCTCCGCCGGCGGCCCCCGGCGCTCGCCGAGGGCCAGGACTTCCACGGCGGTCAGCCGTCCCCCGGCGGCGAAGACGAGGTGATCGCCGGCCCTTAGGGGACGGGCGCACTTGTCGATCCGGCTCTCCGCGCCCTCCCGGGTCAGCCGCACCCGGCCTTCATCCAGGAACCGGGCCGCCAGGCTCCGCGACTTGAAGAACCGCGCCCGCCAGAGCCAGACGTCCGCACGGACGGAATCCCCCCCGCTCATCCGGCGGCCCGGCCGGGCCGACGGGGGCGGCGCCCCTTGCGCGGCCCCCGTGTGCGCGCCGGCTTGCCTTCCAGGAGGCGAAGGGCGGCCAGGGCCGAGAAGGGCGAGGCGTCGGAGATGGGAGCCTGGGGCCGGGGCGCCGGCGCCTTCCGACGGCGCCAGAGGACAGGTGCGTCCGTACGGGGCTTCTCCAGGGGCGCAAAGCCCAGGGCCCGCAGGACCGCAAAGAGGTGATCGACCGGGCCGTCCAGGATCTGGGAGAGGGCGGGCGCGACCTCGACGCCCCGGGGGGTGGAGGGGGCGGCGCGCAGGGCGCCGTCCAGGGCTTCCAGCCGGCTCGCCTCCACCAGGAGGTCTCCGGCCCGCCTCAGGCCCGCGGCCGCAAGGACCGGCTTTGGCGCGGCGTCCTGCCCGCGGGCCAGGCGGCCGGGGCGGGGC
The sequence above is a segment of the Phenylobacterium parvum genome. Coding sequences within it:
- a CDS encoding enoyl-CoA hydratase-related protein → MTDQPILLVDDPAPHIRRLTLNRPEKRNALSNALRGELFAALEAADQDPQVRVIILRGAGPCFSSGYDLAGVGALPFHTAGGQGQWARHVVEGCFRMWDMAKPIIAQVHGWCLAGGSELAVACDLVYVAEDAKIGYPAVRTMSPPDNMYHAWIVGMRAAMELMLTGDAFDGLEAVRLGFANRAFKADDLEGEVLAMAERIAMVDPELAQLNKRLVHRQMEAMGMRAGIRAGTDLHALGWHTPASRTYMAELRQGVTKALNTRDSAFGDYRTGDKAGG
- a CDS encoding CarD family transcriptional regulator; amino-acid sequence: MSKDGLQFTVGDHVVYPAHGVGQVQGIETQEVAGYSLEVYVITFDHEKMTLRVPTAKAKVSGLRSLAEGNVVSQALTTLKGRARVKRTMWSRRAQEYEAKINSGDLISIAEVVRDLHRAENQPEQSYSERQLYESALDRMAREVAAIERIDREAAIGILTKSLTKAVVSA
- the fdxA gene encoding ferredoxin FdxA is translated as MTYIVMDPCIKCKFMDCVEVCPVDCFYEGENFLVINPDECIDCGVCEPECPVDAIKPDTEDTPDGKWLRVNTEYAKVWPNITLKGEPPADATDFERETGKFEKYFSEQPGKGS
- a CDS encoding penicillin acylase family protein, with translation MKGRLAVLWVLIAAAVLAPGASALAAKPPVETRKIAGLSAPAEIRIDRWGVPHIYARSARDAFFVQGYNAARDRLWQIDLWRKRGLGLLARDFGPDFAEQDRAARLFLYRGDMAAEWAAYGASAKTDTEAFVAGINAYVDEILDGRRPLPREFRIAGTRPDRWAPEDVVRIRSHGLTRNAGMEVARARILCAGGPGADRLFKKLEPDWTPSVPQGLDPCAIPADVLKDYNLATRGVRFDSARRRLAAEAPLPDSQGSNNWTIAPSKTTTGRPILANDPHRDHGLPSLRYVAHLEAPGLSVIGAGEPALPGVSIGHNGTIAFGLTIFYADQEDLYVYETSPEDPGLYRSGEGWARMMTVRERIEVRGEASREMELRFTRHGPVIFADPSGRKAFALRSVWAEPGASAYFGSLGYMNARSWPEFKAALANWGTPSENQVYADVTGRIGWVAAGLVPGRPNWDGLLPVPGDGQYEWRGFLSQDELPSRVDPAEGFIATANAMNLPPGYPVAERKVGFEWSNPSRIQRIEEVLGADGKISLEAAMALQTDPADITSRRLLKLLAPLKSDDPLTARALDLLRGWDGRASADSAAAAVYLIWTGKHLGPAVVGRAAPEKVRSLIGGGDQAAVMDLLDAPGSALGPDPDGARRVVLLESLGAAAREAEARMGPDPGSWSWGRLHQAEFTHVLAPLAEGRDREGLSVGPAPMAGTSLSPLAASWRAEDFRVTSGASFRMVLDVGNWDASRFINTPGQSGDVDSPHARDLFPVWVKGGYLPLVYSREAVEAATERVLKLSPAR
- a CDS encoding RNA-binding S4 domain-containing protein, which produces MSGGDSVRADVWLWRARFFKSRSLAARFLDEGRVRLTREGAESRIDKCARPLRAGDHLVFAAGGRLTAVEVLALGERRGPPAEARTLYRALETPATPDTGVA